A genomic stretch from Falco cherrug isolate bFalChe1 chromosome 1, bFalChe1.pri, whole genome shotgun sequence includes:
- the CCDC96 gene encoding LOW QUALITY PROTEIN: coiled-coil domain-containing protein 96 (The sequence of the model RefSeq protein was modified relative to this genomic sequence to represent the inferred CDS: inserted 1 base in 1 codon; deleted 4 bases in 3 codons) encodes MGAEGAALSAGSRPMMPKRPGAGGIKRDGLRELAAPSNPAAEWPVPGQGARPSRRHGERGGAGPAGGAEPSPVARATGEAGSGAAAEVEAAAGGPGLEPSAGPAGRGELSPAVPGESPGARRGRAAYGTGAGGAAGAEGGAGALRVGGAGGAGAGEATGAGGARALGAGATGAAGALRAGGAGAAGALGGGGRASSAGEEAASGGDGAAGEAHPAAGTDEAADEAPEEERRERAALLEQFGGRAAAASTRLQLRLCELRRQGEGRRRAEPGAGAMRLCAQRLCGCRGGGSRRQGRRGPRPSGPPSGPARRRRPARTQAGERDEQPPRPPPARRPAAAGKAGAFRPRTARRPARVENIKLKRESQNLEASLKAEGEQAERPQSKAIKHMENEKHSEKSASLKDEILKLKNRLASRVRVLSQVREKLQFVEAGNQDRKAELRHLKTVXKTDMLTKAKQARDRLQRRNWKLQQKHLSGSLRSEILLRDFEEEVHTVELLSQQLETLKHHNAGLILTCRGIQKKKIKEANSSFLTREN; translated from the exons ATGGGCGCGGAGGGCGCGGCCCTCTCCGCGGGTTCCCGGCCAATGATGCCAAAGCGCCCGGGCGCGGGGGGGATTAAACGGGACGGGCTGCGAGAATTG GCGGCCCCGAGCAACCCCGCCGCTGAGTGGCCAGTGCCGGGCCAGGGGGCGCGGCCGAGCCGGCGCCACGGGGAgaggggcggggccgggccggccggcGGAGCGGAGCCGAGTCCCGTTGCCCGGGCAACGGGGGaagcggggagcggggcggccgcggaggtggaggcggcggcgggagggccgGGGCTGGAGCCGtccgcggggccggcggggcggggggagctgagCCCTGCCGTGCCAGGGGAGTCGCCGGGGGCTAGACGGGGCCGGGCAGCCTACGGAACCGGGGCCGGAGGAGCCGCCGGCGCCGAGGGAGGTGCCGGAGCTCTGAGAGttggaggagcaggaggagccgGGGCAGGAGAAGCCACCGGGGCCGGAGGAGCCCGagccctgggagctggagcaACAGGAGCCGCCGGGGCCCTGcgagctggaggagctggagccgCCGGAGCCCTCggaggcggcggccgcgccAGCAGCGCCGGGGAGGAGGCGGCGAGCGGCGGGGACGGTGCCGCGGGCGAGGCGCATCCCGCCGCGGGGACTGACGAGGCGGCGGACGAGGCACCCGAGGAGgagcggcgggagcgggcggcgcTGCTGGAGCAGTTCGGCGGGCGAGCGGCAGCGGCCAGCACCCGCCTGCAGCTGCGGCTGTGCGAGCTGCGCCGGCAgggcgaggggcggcggcgggccgaGCCGGGCGCGGGCGCGATGCGGCTGTGCGCCCAGCGCCTCTGCGGCtgccggggcggcgggagccggCGGCAAGGCAGGCGTGGGCCGAGGCCGAGTGGGCCGCCCTCCGGGCCCGCAAGGCGCCGGCGGCCGGCGCGCACCCAGGCCGGGGAGCGGGACGAGCAGCCGCCGCGGCCacctcccgcccgccgcccagCCGCCGCGGGGAAGGCCGGCGCGTTCCGCCCCCGCACGGCCCGGCGACCg GCCCGTGTGGAAAACATCAAGCTGAAGCGTGAAAGCCAAAATCTTGAAGCCAGCTTGAAAGCTGAGGGAGAACAGGCAGAGCGTCCACAGTCCAAGGCCATCAAGCACATGGAGAATGAGAAGCACAGCGAA AAGAGTGCCTCCCTCAAAGATGAAATCTTAAAGCTCAAAAACAGGCTAGCGAGCAGAGTACGCGTTCTCAGCCAGGTCAGGGAAAAACTACAGTTTGTGGAAGCTGGAAACCAAGACAGAAAGGCTGAACTGAGACACCTTAAGACTG TTAAGACAGACATGCtgaccaaagcaaaacaggctAGAGACAGACTGCAGAGAAGAAACTGGAAATTGCAGCAGAAACAC CTGAGCGGGTCACTCAGAAGTGAGATACTGCTTCGGGACTTTGAGGAAGAGGTGCATACTGTAGAGTTGCTAAGTCAGCAGTTGGAAACACTGAAACATCAC AATGCTGGCCTGATCCTTACTTGTAGgggaattcagaaaaaaaaaatcaaggaagcCAATTCCTCCTTCCTTACTCGGGagaattga